A single region of the Mycoplasma mycoides subsp. mycoides SC str. PG1 genome encodes:
- a CDS encoding cold-shock protein: MNTGIVKWFNDEKGFGFITNDSDNKDVFVYYSNINVNGYKALEQGQKVTYELNKGIKGLEAFNVSITNK; this comes from the coding sequence ATGAACACTGGTATAGTTAAATGATTTAACGATGAAAAAGGTTTTGGTTTTATAACTAATGATTCTGATAATAAAGATGTTTTTGTTTATTATTCAAATATTAATGTAAATGGTTATAAAGCTTTAGAACAAGGTCAAAAAGTAACTTATGAATTAAATAAGGGTATAAAAGGACTAGAAGCTTTTAACGTTTCAATCACAAATAAATAG
- a CDS encoding ABC transporter ATP-binding protein: MAKDKKNTEVSINIEQIQPISKKDPDFEEIKSSKKSKKTKTIKSEPVLLEKMDQREYIVIPNDQKFEPGIKGLKQKQKLQKQLTNKYSRDILNKGHIITTQDYKPNLDKHIIELKNVQKSYITGDLETPVLKGIDIKLDKSDFIVILGPSGSGKTTFLNIISGLDKASQGDVFVLGSNLSLLKDSHMTKFRRRAVGFVFQQYNLLTNLTAKENAEVGENLSSKKNGMSIDEIFETIGMKDQMHKYPHQISGGQQQRVSIARALAKNPDILFADEPTGALDEEMGRKVLEILVKVNKEYKTTVIVVTHNPNIAKIANTVIHIKNGIIYNLEHNAHPADPQTIEWS; the protein is encoded by the coding sequence ATGGCTAAAGACAAGAAAAATACTGAAGTGTCTATTAACATTGAACAAATCCAACCAATTAGTAAAAAAGACCCTGATTTTGAAGAAATAAAATCATCAAAAAAATCTAAAAAAACTAAAACTATCAAATCAGAACCTGTTTTATTAGAAAAAATGGATCAAAGAGAATATATTGTTATTCCAAATGATCAAAAGTTTGAACCAGGAATCAAAGGACTAAAACAAAAACAAAAACTTCAAAAACAACTAACTAATAAATATTCAAGAGATATTTTAAACAAAGGACATATAATCACAACTCAAGACTATAAACCAAATTTAGATAAACACATTATAGAATTAAAAAATGTTCAAAAATCTTATATTACTGGTGATCTAGAAACTCCTGTTTTAAAAGGAATTGATATTAAGTTAGACAAATCAGATTTTATTGTTATTTTAGGTCCTTCTGGATCTGGAAAGACTACTTTTTTAAATATTATTTCAGGTCTAGATAAAGCTAGTCAAGGAGATGTTTTTGTTTTAGGATCAAATCTTTCTTTACTAAAAGACTCTCATATGACTAAGTTTAGAAGAAGAGCTGTTGGTTTTGTTTTTCAACAATATAATTTATTAACTAATTTAACTGCTAAAGAAAATGCTGAAGTTGGAGAAAATCTTTCAAGTAAAAAAAACGGAATGTCAATTGATGAAATTTTTGAAACAATTGGTATGAAAGATCAAATGCATAAATATCCCCACCAAATATCAGGAGGACAACAACAACGTGTTTCAATAGCAAGAGCATTAGCTAAAAATCCAGATATTTTATTTGCTGATGAACCAACTGGAGCATTAGATGAAGAAATGGGACGTAAAGTTCTTGAAATTTTAGTTAAAGTTAATAAAGAGTATAAAACCACTGTTATTGTAGTTACTCACAACCCAAACATTGCAAAAATTGCAAATACTGTAATTCATATAAAAAACGGAATTATTTATAATTTAGAACATAACGCACACCCAGCAGATCCACAAACTATTGAATGATCATAA
- a CDS encoding FMN-dependent NADH-azoreductase, which yields MSKVLVLKTTAQADEVSNSVALTNRFLEEYKKFNPDDEIIIVDLNKDEVGTSILTSETSSTFYQQEVTKKYINLLKSVDKLVIACPMYNFSTPVTLKSFIDHVSVANETFSYKYSKKGDVIGLITNLKAQILGVQGAPLGWYPWGQHTQYVEGAMRFLGIDFNKTVLLAGVKVAPLLQLTPEQRVETIIDEVIEAARTF from the coding sequence ATGAGTAAAGTTCTTGTTTTAAAAACAACTGCTCAAGCAGATGAAGTATCTAATTCTGTTGCTTTAACTAATAGATTTTTAGAAGAATATAAAAAATTTAACCCAGATGATGAAATTATTATTGTTGATTTAAATAAAGATGAAGTTGGAACTAGTATTTTAACTTCAGAAACATCTTCAACTTTTTATCAACAAGAAGTTACTAAAAAATATATTAATTTATTAAAAAGTGTAGATAAATTAGTAATTGCTTGTCCAATGTATAATTTTTCAACCCCAGTAACATTAAAATCATTTATTGATCACGTTTCAGTTGCTAATGAAACATTTTCATACAAATACTCTAAAAAAGGAGATGTAATTGGTTTAATTACTAATTTAAAAGCTCAAATTTTAGGAGTTCAAGGAGCACCATTAGGATGATATCCTTGAGGACAACACACTCAATATGTTGAAGGAGCTATGAGATTTTTAGGAATCGATTTTAACAAAACTGTTTTACTAGCAGGAGTAAAAGTAGCTCCACTATTACAATTAACTCCAGAACAAAGAGTAGAAACAATTATTGATGAAGTTATAGAAGCTGCTAGAACTTTTTAA
- a CDS encoding STREFT protein produces the protein MLKFIKNNKLWVAIISVFAIFLSSFGIFAKSYVDSNKQKIVNKVQNYVQASSYAIQSRILKETENLNEAYLNQKIGKKSLLNEFSSDFIWRPNNSKTTSTDTISDLWKTYFGSSTNILDKNLQIQYKTNNQYKSIENSKGEITPQNIDFLFSISKSLEKFLNGFSPSLASLGLSFIQNTVLNNRDDPNFKNYKDGLNKFADVIENNKNLFSYLAKLLTPKQLEKDHYKNLTIKQALIKNINQIAAVIADNKEFAKETEVDKIPEALDKILAELGLDSLGEIIGELISSKNGFQNLGKIFSKIKDIFTSQNFQKLKTKGLELIDKITPYLATYLYSELFFGLYYVTHEEFKNPSDLTKQKVNVSNFSALVNNKIDLNVLINGFLKVLKDKKSFDRFYNFIFKRFNENEIFNSKNNIGSNNGVGNLIFDLINWVEKKLHNFSNLLETLIKFADFAMSDEKIKKTFEENIKNFITKKLNELGTPLGKWHVEIKNGILNISAGSSWLASLTAKIEVFSKDGIIPKIIDVLKKIHGIINNSSETIIKHIKEIFYLAKDNILDFSITSKNISEIIMTFKELLINKKILNVNVKAILIKLLDISSIYDILELPYSNSALKWILERFANDKIEPHLKKIKSISETLQKNKFIQNADKIKEQLPKYLDLFSSHFKKYEKSSDLKFNLNISLYKGNIIEDFILKWINFLLQDSENKENPLLPIIRLITKKNSLETLDDIKNEWVSKITNISKKIESFQNISKIRDTKIDIPKELLKYFGLESINNQTILQLLEILGKYFDDYLSKNPNKVVGINISSLGKVLTALTTRIGIEYKKGLEKYNFLYEKNTDQDKTKTILKALVYGFDTHDNSSDVGSDSIKNRKPESYYNWDKIHFYINGSSQAITLDRTKLKDDSSYSPLHMLLGINPDKSSYLKDSLGYVFGILFGGLPASDSNYQLSIENKTDVTSILNVFNYVLDKKDKELKKQEEQIATKYYDKNAWSTKILSSNENEIIYQLIRLKSSDTKESKRLGTRFEVKLLKNKNNLYWSINRVIALDYKAV, from the coding sequence ATGTTAAAGTTTATTAAAAATAATAAGTTATGAGTAGCTATAATTTCTGTTTTTGCTATTTTTTTAAGTAGTTTTGGAATTTTTGCAAAAAGCTATGTTGATTCAAACAAACAAAAAATAGTTAACAAGGTACAAAACTATGTACAAGCTAGTTCATATGCAATTCAATCTAGAATTTTAAAAGAAACAGAAAATCTTAATGAAGCTTATCTTAATCAAAAGATTGGAAAAAAATCATTATTAAATGAATTTAGTAGTGATTTTATTTGACGACCTAATAATAGTAAAACAACTTCAACTGATACTATTTCTGATCTTTGAAAAACTTATTTTGGTTCATCTACTAACATATTAGATAAAAACTTACAAATACAATATAAAACTAATAATCAATATAAAAGTATAGAAAATTCAAAAGGAGAAATTACTCCACAAAACATTGATTTTTTATTTAGTATAAGTAAATCTCTTGAGAAGTTTTTAAATGGATTTTCACCATCTTTAGCTTCTCTTGGATTATCATTTATACAAAATACAGTTTTAAATAATAGAGATGATCCTAACTTTAAAAACTATAAAGACGGATTAAATAAGTTTGCTGATGTAATTGAAAACAATAAAAACCTTTTTAGTTATTTAGCTAAACTTTTAACTCCAAAACAACTAGAAAAAGATCATTATAAAAATCTAACAATAAAACAAGCTTTAATTAAAAATATTAATCAAATAGCAGCAGTAATTGCTGATAATAAGGAATTTGCTAAAGAAACTGAAGTTGATAAAATTCCTGAAGCATTAGATAAAATTTTAGCAGAATTAGGTTTAGATTCTTTAGGTGAAATTATTGGTGAACTAATTAGTAGTAAAAATGGTTTTCAAAATTTAGGAAAAATTTTTAGCAAAATTAAAGATATTTTTACATCACAAAACTTTCAAAAGTTAAAAACAAAAGGTTTAGAATTAATAGATAAAATTACACCATATTTAGCTACTTATTTATATTCAGAGTTATTTTTTGGTTTATATTATGTCACTCATGAAGAATTTAAAAACCCAAGTGATTTAACAAAGCAAAAAGTTAATGTTAGTAATTTTTCAGCCTTAGTTAATAATAAAATTGATTTAAATGTATTAATAAATGGTTTTCTAAAAGTATTAAAGGATAAAAAAAGTTTTGATAGATTTTATAATTTTATTTTTAAGCGTTTTAATGAAAATGAAATATTTAATAGCAAAAATAATATAGGCTCAAATAATGGTGTTGGAAATTTAATATTTGATTTAATTAATTGAGTAGAAAAAAAATTACATAATTTTTCTAATTTATTAGAAACATTAATAAAATTTGCTGATTTTGCTATGTCTGATGAAAAAATTAAGAAAACATTTGAAGAAAACATTAAAAATTTTATTACAAAAAAATTAAATGAATTAGGAACACCATTAGGCAAATGGCATGTAGAAATTAAAAATGGGATACTAAATATTTCTGCTGGTTCTTCATGATTAGCGAGTTTAACAGCTAAAATAGAAGTTTTTAGCAAAGATGGTATAATACCTAAGATAATTGATGTTCTTAAAAAAATTCATGGCATTATCAATAATTCATCTGAAACAATAATAAAACATATAAAAGAAATTTTTTATCTAGCAAAGGATAATATTTTAGATTTTTCTATAACATCAAAAAATATATCTGAAATTATAATGACATTTAAAGAATTGCTTATAAATAAGAAAATATTAAATGTTAATGTCAAAGCTATTTTAATAAAATTGTTGGATATAAGTTCAATATATGACATATTAGAATTACCATATTCAAATAGTGCATTAAAGTGGATTCTTGAAAGATTTGCAAACGATAAAATTGAACCACATTTAAAAAAAATTAAATCTATTTCTGAAACATTGCAAAAAAATAAATTTATACAAAATGCAGATAAGATAAAAGAACAACTTCCTAAATATTTAGATTTATTTTCTAGTCATTTTAAAAAATATGAAAAATCTAGTGACTTAAAATTTAATCTAAATATTAGTTTATATAAAGGTAATATAATTGAAGACTTCATTCTAAAATGAATTAATTTCTTATTACAAGATTCAGAAAATAAGGAAAATCCATTGCTTCCTATAATAAGATTAATTACTAAAAAGAATAGTTTAGAAACTTTAGATGATATTAAAAATGAATGAGTATCTAAAATAACTAATATTTCTAAAAAAATAGAAAGTTTTCAAAATATATCAAAAATTAGAGATACAAAAATTGATATTCCAAAAGAATTATTAAAATATTTTGGATTAGAAAGTATAAATAACCAAACCATTTTACAGCTTCTAGAAATTTTAGGTAAATACTTTGATGATTATTTATCTAAAAATCCTAATAAAGTAGTTGGTATTAATATTTCAAGTCTTGGAAAAGTTCTTACTGCTTTAACAACAAGAATTGGAATTGAGTATAAAAAAGGACTTGAGAAATATAATTTTTTATATGAAAAAAATACCGATCAAGATAAAACTAAAACTATTCTTAAAGCTCTGGTTTATGGATTTGATACTCATGATAATAGTAGTGATGTAGGTTCTGATTCTATTAAAAATAGAAAGCCAGAATCTTATTATAATTGAGATAAAATTCATTTTTATATTAATGGATCTAGTCAAGCTATTACTTTAGATAGAACCAAATTAAAAGATGATTCATCTTATTCTCCTTTACATATGCTATTAGGAATAAATCCTGATAAAAGTTCATATTTAAAAGATTCACTGGGTTATGTATTTGGTATTTTATTTGGTGGATTACCAGCAAGCGATTCAAATTATCAACTTTCAATTGAAAACAAAACTGATGTAACTTCAATTCTTAATGTATTTAATTATGTTTTAGATAAAAAAGACAAAGAACTTAAAAAGCAAGAAGAACAAATTGCTACTAAATATTATGATAAAAACGCTTGATCAACTAAGATATTAAGTAGTAATGAAAATGAAATTATTTATCAATTAATTAGATTAAAATCTTCAGATACTAAAGAATCTAAAAGATTAGGTACTAGATTTGAAGTTAAATTATTAAAAAATAAAAATAATCTTTATTGATCAATTAATAGAGTTATAGCTCTAGATTATAAAGCAGTTTAA
- a CDS encoding Hsp33 family molecular chaperone HslO: MDLKIRAISNKHNLRISIVDISETIKEITDLQQSNTLANMVFFKFICCSTLIGMQFKNKEKTYVNWNAPNSLTKTMIAEYHDSKIRAYIQNKNVNIDNFNNKDLNEIICLIASNTGDLIVSRDLNLKEPYVSNIEIEYGNIDYDFMKYFNQSNQTKSFITTEVKFDDNLEIKKVVGILVEMLPNHTKEDLDYISEKLGNTSYVKDVLVKSTNYYAIVKEIDNDATILDQSTISFECTCSYQKVLSTLNLLNQNDLKDIIKDNKPVEVVCDFCNQKYQIQIQDVLTLLN, encoded by the coding sequence ATGGATCTAAAAATAAGAGCAATTAGTAATAAACATAACTTAAGAATTTCAATAGTTGATATTTCTGAAACAATAAAAGAGATTACAGATTTACAACAATCAAACACATTAGCTAATATGGTTTTTTTTAAGTTTATTTGTTGTTCAACTTTAATTGGAATGCAATTTAAAAATAAAGAAAAGACTTATGTTAATTGAAATGCACCAAATTCTTTAACTAAAACTATGATAGCTGAATATCATGATAGTAAAATTAGAGCTTATATACAAAATAAAAATGTAAATATTGATAATTTTAATAATAAAGATCTTAATGAAATTATTTGTTTAATTGCTTCTAATACAGGTGATTTAATAGTAAGTAGAGATTTGAATTTAAAAGAACCATATGTTTCAAATATAGAAATTGAATATGGAAATATTGATTATGATTTTATGAAGTATTTTAATCAATCAAATCAAACTAAATCATTTATAACAACTGAAGTTAAATTTGATGATAATTTAGAAATTAAAAAAGTAGTTGGAATTTTAGTTGAAATGCTTCCAAATCATACAAAAGAAGATTTAGACTATATTTCAGAAAAACTAGGTAATACAAGTTATGTTAAAGATGTATTAGTTAAGTCAACTAATTATTATGCTATTGTTAAAGAAATTGATAATGATGCAACTATTTTAGATCAATCAACAATTAGTTTTGAATGTACTTGTTCTTATCAAAAAGTTTTATCAACATTAAATCTTTTAAATCAAAATGATTTAAAAGATATTATTAAAGATAATAAACCTGTAGAAGTTGTATGTGATTTTTGTAATCAAAAATACCAAATACAGATACAAGACGTGCTAACATTATTAAATTAA